From one Nycticebus coucang isolate mNycCou1 chromosome 14, mNycCou1.pri, whole genome shotgun sequence genomic stretch:
- the LOC128564516 gene encoding olfactory receptor 52K2-like, with protein sequence MPTSTINTTHPAFFLLVGIPGLEHLHVWISIPFCSAYTLALLGNWTLLYIIQADVALHEPMYLFLAMLAAIDLVLSSTTLPKMLAIFWLRDHKINFYACLAQMFFLHSFSIMESAVLLAMAFDRYVAICKPLYYSTILTGALITKIGMAAVARAVTLMIPLPFLLRRFHYCRGPVIAHCYCEHMAVVRLACGDTRFNNIYGIAVAMVIGTFDLSSVILSYIFILRSVLQLSSHEARYKAFGTCVSHIGAILAFYTPAIVSSVMHRVAHRAAPHIHILLANFYMLFPPMVNPIIYGVKTKQIRERVLGLFLRKDV encoded by the coding sequence ATGCCAACTTCCACTATCAACACAACCCATCCAGCATTCTTTTTGTTGGTGGGGATACCAGGCCTGGAGCACCTACACGTCTGGATCTCTATCCCCTTCTGCTCAGCCTATACTCTGGCCCTGCTGGGAAACTGGACCCTTCTCTACATCATCCAGGCTGATGTAGCTCTTCATGAGCCCATGTACCTATTTTTGGCCATGTTGGCAGCCATTGACCTAGTCCTCTCTTCTACAACACTGCCCAAAATGCTTGCTATTTTTTGGCTCAGAGATCACAAAATTAACTTCTATGCTTGTCTGGCCCAGATGTTCTTTCTTCACTCCTTCTCCATCATGGAGTCAGCAGTGCTGCTGGCCATGGCCTttgaccgctatgtggccatctgtaAGCCACTGTACTATAGCACAATCCTGACTGGGGCCCTTATCACCAAGATTGGCATGGCTGCTGTGGCCAGGGCTGTGACACTGATGATTCCACTTCCCTTTCTGCTGAGACGCTTCCACTACTGCCGAGGCCCAGTGATAGCCCACTGCTACTGTGAACACATGGCGGTGGTGAGACTGGCGTGTGGGGACACGCGCTTCAACAATATCTACGGCATTGCTGTGGCTATGGTTATTGGAACCTTTGATCTGTCCTCTGTTATCCTGTCCTATATTTTTATCCTTCGGTCAGTTCTACAGCTTTCTTCTCATGAAGCCCGCTACAAGGCATTTGGAACATGTGTGTCTCACATAGGTGCCATCTTAGCTTTCTACACACCTGCAATTGTGTCCTCAGTCATGCATCGTGTGGCCCACAGAGCTGCTCCACACATCCACATTCTCCTTGCCAATTTCTATATGCTCTTCCCACCCATGGTTAATCCAATCATCTATGGTGTCAAGACCAAACAGATTCGTGAGCGAGTTTTAGGACTGTTTCTGAGAAAGGATGTGTAA